The following are encoded in a window of Parambassis ranga chromosome 15, fParRan2.1, whole genome shotgun sequence genomic DNA:
- the rel gene encoding proto-oncogene c-Rel isoform X2, which produces MDVAQPEIQIFEQPKQRGMRFRYKCEGRSAGSIPGEKSSDNNRTYPSVQILNYCGKGKVRVYLVTKSEPYRPHPHDLVGKDCKDGFYEAEFGPDRRVIAFQNLGIQCVRRREVKDAIVQRMTRGINPFNVPREQLLQTEEYDLNVVRLCIQVFLQDENGQYTRPLNPIITNPIYDNRAPNTAELRICRVNKNSGSVKGGDEIFLLCDKVQKDDIEVRFFSADGWEAKGSFSQADVHRQVAIVFKTPPYYNTSITESITVQMQLRRPSDQEVSEPMDFRYLPDDKDPYGYNEKKRRREHLMKISGLSGGPFAGLTMNRPKAVPQSTMGHMRKDVSNMYLRQTAAMMPPQPAVYNQTYQPASQNIITANLQLGQQWVSPSPAPSMDTVTINQTGAMSSLPRPNSSRQPGRGSTYPHSSCENNALPQLSIRDLQCLDPGPQAAVMSQPESQPLYHQQQQQHHREELASDTQGQGLQNMWSSFSSINAMQSTFNGAVPGGGGGSQGLGSFALLDDGDFLKDLVTGGSTFQLKQEPQITESHASHMQSPRESQGNTYTNLLPRPMSNGTIMDPMRQDGGGGGGGIIASRLTHPQNPYANNGMNSENHFATVDDWMKASRQSN; this is translated from the exons ATGGACG TGGCCCAGCCGGAGATCCAGATCTTCGAGCAGCCCAAACAGAGGGGGATGCGCTTCAGGTACAAGTGTGAGGGCCGCTCTGCCGGGAGCATCCCCGGCGAGAAGAGCTCCGACAACAACAGGACGTATCCCAGCGTGCAG ATCCTCAACTACTGCGGGAAGGGAAAGGTGCGCGTCTACCTGGTGACCAAGAGCGAGCCGTACCGACCGCATCCGCACGACCTGGTGGGGAAGGACTGCAAGGACGGATTCTACGAGGCCGAGTTCGGGCCAGACCGCAGAGTGATTGc TTTCCAGAACCTGGGCATccagtgtgtgaggaggagggaggtgaagGACGCCATCGTGCAGAGGATGACCAGAGGCATTAACCCCTTCAATG tgccacgggagcagctgctgcagacggAGGAGTACGACTTGAACGTGGTCCGTCTGTGCATCCAGGTCTTCCTGCAGGACGAGAACGGCCAGTACACCCGCCCGCTCAACCCCATCATCACCAACCCCATCTACGACAACA GGGCCCCGAACACGGCAGAGCTGAGGATCTGTCGGGTCAACAAGAACAGTGGAAGCGTCAAAGGAGGAGATGAgatcttcctgctgtgtgataaagTACAGAAAG aTGACATTGAGGTGCGGTTCTTCTCGGCCGACGGCTGGGAGGCCAAAGGCTCCTTCTCTCAGGCGGACGTTCATCGCCAGGTGGCCATCGTGTTCAAGACTCCGCCCTACTACAACACCTCCATCACAGAGTCCATCACCGTGCAGATGCAGCTGCGCCGACCCTCCGACCAGGAAGTCAGCGAACCCATGGACTTCAGATACCTGCCAGACGACAAAG ATCCTTATGGCTACAATGAGAAGAAGCGCCGCAGGGAGCACCTGATGAAGATCTCCGGGTTGTCAG GGGGTCCTTTTGCCGGTCTGACCATGAACAGGCCGAAGGCGGTCCCACAGAGCACCATGGGTCACATGAGGAAAG ATGTCAGCAACATGTACCTGAGGCAGACCGCCGCCATGATGCCGCCACAACCTGCTGTGTACAACCAGACCTACCAGCCTGCGTCCCAGAACATAATCACTGCTAACTTACAGCTCGGCCAGCAGTGGGTGAGTCCCAGCCCGGCGCCATCCATGGACACCGTCACCATAAACCAGACGGGCGCCATGAGCAGTCTGCCGCGCCCCAACAGCAGCCGACAGCCGGGCCGTGGATCCACGTACCCCCACAGCAGCTGTGAGAACAACGCCCTCCCCCAGCTCTCCATCCGGGACCTGCAGTGCCTGGATCCAGGTCCTCAGGCGGCCGTGATGAGCCAGCCGGAGTCCCAGCCGCTctaccaccagcagcagcagcagcatcacagagagGAGCTCGCCTCTGACACTCAGGGCCAGGGCCTCCAGAACATGTGGTCCAGCTTCAGCAGCATCAACGCCATGCAGAGCACCTTTAACGGAGCAGTacctggaggtggaggggggtcACAGGGCCTTGGCTCCTTCGCCCTCCTGGATGATGGGGATTTCCTGAAGGACCTGGTGACGGGCGGCTCCACCTTCCAGCTGAAGCAGGAGCCACAGATCACAGAGAGCCACGCCTCCCACATGCAGTCGCCGAGGGAGAGTCAGGGAAACACGTACACCAACCTGCTTCCTCGCCCTATGAGCAACGGCACCATCATGGATCCGATGAGGCAAGATGGCGGCGGAGGAGGCGGCGGCATCATCGCCTCACGCCTCACACACCCGCAGAATCCGTACGCCAACAACGGAATGAACTCGGAAAACCACTTTGCTACTGTGGACGACTGGATGAAAGCGTCTCGACAAAGTAACTGA
- the rel gene encoding proto-oncogene c-Rel isoform X1, with product MDALMTSMLADDPHLMAQPEIQIFEQPKQRGMRFRYKCEGRSAGSIPGEKSSDNNRTYPSVQILNYCGKGKVRVYLVTKSEPYRPHPHDLVGKDCKDGFYEAEFGPDRRVIAFQNLGIQCVRRREVKDAIVQRMTRGINPFNVPREQLLQTEEYDLNVVRLCIQVFLQDENGQYTRPLNPIITNPIYDNRAPNTAELRICRVNKNSGSVKGGDEIFLLCDKVQKDDIEVRFFSADGWEAKGSFSQADVHRQVAIVFKTPPYYNTSITESITVQMQLRRPSDQEVSEPMDFRYLPDDKDPYGYNEKKRRREHLMKISGLSGGPFAGLTMNRPKAVPQSTMGHMRKDVSNMYLRQTAAMMPPQPAVYNQTYQPASQNIITANLQLGQQWVSPSPAPSMDTVTINQTGAMSSLPRPNSSRQPGRGSTYPHSSCENNALPQLSIRDLQCLDPGPQAAVMSQPESQPLYHQQQQQHHREELASDTQGQGLQNMWSSFSSINAMQSTFNGAVPGGGGGSQGLGSFALLDDGDFLKDLVTGGSTFQLKQEPQITESHASHMQSPRESQGNTYTNLLPRPMSNGTIMDPMRQDGGGGGGGIIASRLTHPQNPYANNGMNSENHFATVDDWMKASRQSN from the exons ATGGACG CTCTGATGACCTCCATGCTGGCGGACGACCCGCACCTGA TGGCCCAGCCGGAGATCCAGATCTTCGAGCAGCCCAAACAGAGGGGGATGCGCTTCAGGTACAAGTGTGAGGGCCGCTCTGCCGGGAGCATCCCCGGCGAGAAGAGCTCCGACAACAACAGGACGTATCCCAGCGTGCAG ATCCTCAACTACTGCGGGAAGGGAAAGGTGCGCGTCTACCTGGTGACCAAGAGCGAGCCGTACCGACCGCATCCGCACGACCTGGTGGGGAAGGACTGCAAGGACGGATTCTACGAGGCCGAGTTCGGGCCAGACCGCAGAGTGATTGc TTTCCAGAACCTGGGCATccagtgtgtgaggaggagggaggtgaagGACGCCATCGTGCAGAGGATGACCAGAGGCATTAACCCCTTCAATG tgccacgggagcagctgctgcagacggAGGAGTACGACTTGAACGTGGTCCGTCTGTGCATCCAGGTCTTCCTGCAGGACGAGAACGGCCAGTACACCCGCCCGCTCAACCCCATCATCACCAACCCCATCTACGACAACA GGGCCCCGAACACGGCAGAGCTGAGGATCTGTCGGGTCAACAAGAACAGTGGAAGCGTCAAAGGAGGAGATGAgatcttcctgctgtgtgataaagTACAGAAAG aTGACATTGAGGTGCGGTTCTTCTCGGCCGACGGCTGGGAGGCCAAAGGCTCCTTCTCTCAGGCGGACGTTCATCGCCAGGTGGCCATCGTGTTCAAGACTCCGCCCTACTACAACACCTCCATCACAGAGTCCATCACCGTGCAGATGCAGCTGCGCCGACCCTCCGACCAGGAAGTCAGCGAACCCATGGACTTCAGATACCTGCCAGACGACAAAG ATCCTTATGGCTACAATGAGAAGAAGCGCCGCAGGGAGCACCTGATGAAGATCTCCGGGTTGTCAG GGGGTCCTTTTGCCGGTCTGACCATGAACAGGCCGAAGGCGGTCCCACAGAGCACCATGGGTCACATGAGGAAAG ATGTCAGCAACATGTACCTGAGGCAGACCGCCGCCATGATGCCGCCACAACCTGCTGTGTACAACCAGACCTACCAGCCTGCGTCCCAGAACATAATCACTGCTAACTTACAGCTCGGCCAGCAGTGGGTGAGTCCCAGCCCGGCGCCATCCATGGACACCGTCACCATAAACCAGACGGGCGCCATGAGCAGTCTGCCGCGCCCCAACAGCAGCCGACAGCCGGGCCGTGGATCCACGTACCCCCACAGCAGCTGTGAGAACAACGCCCTCCCCCAGCTCTCCATCCGGGACCTGCAGTGCCTGGATCCAGGTCCTCAGGCGGCCGTGATGAGCCAGCCGGAGTCCCAGCCGCTctaccaccagcagcagcagcagcatcacagagagGAGCTCGCCTCTGACACTCAGGGCCAGGGCCTCCAGAACATGTGGTCCAGCTTCAGCAGCATCAACGCCATGCAGAGCACCTTTAACGGAGCAGTacctggaggtggaggggggtcACAGGGCCTTGGCTCCTTCGCCCTCCTGGATGATGGGGATTTCCTGAAGGACCTGGTGACGGGCGGCTCCACCTTCCAGCTGAAGCAGGAGCCACAGATCACAGAGAGCCACGCCTCCCACATGCAGTCGCCGAGGGAGAGTCAGGGAAACACGTACACCAACCTGCTTCCTCGCCCTATGAGCAACGGCACCATCATGGATCCGATGAGGCAAGATGGCGGCGGAGGAGGCGGCGGCATCATCGCCTCACGCCTCACACACCCGCAGAATCCGTACGCCAACAACGGAATGAACTCGGAAAACCACTTTGCTACTGTGGACGACTGGATGAAAGCGTCTCGACAAAGTAACTGA
- the papolg gene encoding poly(A) polymerase gamma isoform X1, with translation MKEMSSTMPGGQQQPQKHYGITSAISLAPPREIDHQYTKKLCDAMKPFGVFEDEEELNHRLAVLGKLNNFVKEWIAEISESKNLPPSAISCVGGKIFTFGSYRLGVHTKGADIDALCVAPRHVERSDFFLSFFEKLKQHEEIKDLRAVEDAFVPVIKFKFDGIEIDLLFARLALQSIPDNLDLRGDSILRNLDIRCIRSLNGCRVTDEILYLVPNKENFRLTLRAIKLWAKRRGIYSNMLGFLGGVSWAMLVARTCQLYPNAVAATLVHKFFLVFSKWEWPNPVLLKQPEESNLNLPVWDPRVNPSDRYHLMPIITPAYPQQNSTYNVSTSTRTIMSEEFKYGLSVTDEILQGKAEWSKLFEPPNFFQKYKHYIVLTASASTEENHLEWIGLVESKIRVLVGNLERNEYITLAHVNPQSFPGSKENRNENDFVSMWFIGIIFKKVETAESVNIDLTYDIQSFTDTVYRQANNINMLKDGMKIEATHVKKKQLHQYLPPELVQKKKRSIAELTRSSNGGSSKRMSLDSSHLDSSRDTDSGTPFSSPTSKPSKPASDTDDSVSPPKQLFVEGSPAPSAPPAATDQGMSIPVIGAKPPVKAKPPSPPASTSISSMKPNATSSPREEPNGLEDSINGAPAKRPHSPTQEDLAKRHKEAEVVSNDDATFKEPYPPSSEAYTQEGPNVTPLSGSKAKPIPTIDTSRTQRLPSMELPDASSPLPASNSCRVVKNSIKLALNRHNITPPKPPVFEGTLATDAPPAGEEKGMSIPVIGSKHVASKHMAAPPVGSSIPTLVGRGADPLNGAASKRPHSPSLEEQAKRLKETEKARIHIA, from the exons ATGAAAGAAATGTCAAG CACCATGCCTGgcgggcagcagcagcctcagaaacaCTACGGCATCACCTCTGCCATTAGCCTCGCACCCCCACGAGAAATAGACCACCAGTACACCAAGAAGCTCTGTGATGCTATGAAGCCGTTCGGGGTgtttgaagatgaagaggaactGAATCACAG ACTTGCAGTTCTTGGAAAGTTGAATAATTTTGTTAAAGAATGGATCGCAGAAATCAGTGAATCGAAG AACCTTCCACCATCGGCCATTAGCTGCGTTGGGGGCAAGATATTTACATTTGGTTCATACCGACTGGGTGTGCACACAAAAG GTGCTGATATTGATGCCTTATGTGTGGCTCCCCGCCATGTAGAGAGAAGTGACtttttcctgtctttctttGAAAAACTAAAACAGCACGAAGAGATTAAAGATCTCAGG GCTGTCGAGGACGCGTTTGTACCCGTGATAAAATTCAAATTTGATGGAATTGAG ATTGATCTGCTTTTTGCCAGACTGGCTTTACAGTCCATTCCAGACAACCTGGACCTGAGGGGAGACTCCATCCTAAGAAACTTAGACATTCGATGTATCCGCAGCCTCAACG GCTGTCGAGTAACTGATGAAATTTTGTACCTGGTGCCAAACAAAGAAAACTTCAGGCTGACGCTGAGAGCCATCAAACTGTGGGCGAAAC GTCGAGGGATCTACTCCAACATGCTCGGCTTTCTGGGCGGAGTGTCGTGGGCCATGTTGGTGGCCAGGACCTGCCAGCTCTACCCTAACGCCGTGGCTGCCACGCTCGTCCATAAGTTCTTTTTGGTCTTCTCCAAATG GGAGTGGCCAAATCCTGTGCTATTGAAACAGCCCGAGGAGAGTAATCTAAATTTACCCGTGTGGGATCCCAGA gtgaACCCGTCTGACAGATACCACCTGATGCCCATCATCACGCCCGCCTACCCCCAGCAGAACTCCACCTACAACGTCTCCACCTCCACGCGCACCATCATGAGCGAGGAATTCAAATATG GTCTCAGCGTCACAGATGAGATTCTTCAGGGCAAAGCAGAATGGTCCAAGCTCTTTGAGCCACCCAACTTTTTTCAGAAGTACAA GCATTACATTGTTCTGACTGCCAGTGCGTCCACAGAAGAAAACCACTTAGAATG gaTCGGCCTGGTGGAGTCCAAGATCCGTGTTCTGGTGGGAAACCTGGAGAGGAACGAGTACATCACCCTCGCTCACGTCAACCCTCAGTCCTTCCCCGGGTCAAAAGAGAACCGCAACGA GAATGACTTTGTGTCCATGTGGTTCATTGGGATCATCTTCAAGAAGGTGGAGACCGCAGAGAGCGTGAACATTGACCTGACGTACGACATCCAGTCCTTCACAGACACCG TGTACAGACAAGCCAACAACATCAACATGCTGAAGGACGGGATGAAGATCGAAGCAACGCatgtgaagaagaagcagcTCCATCAGTACCTTCCTCCTGAGCtagtgcagaagaagaagagg agcatAGCGGAGTTAACCCGCAGCTCGAACGGCGGGAGCTCCAAACGAATGTCTCTGGACAGCAGTCACCTGGACAGCTCCAGAGACACAGACTCAGGGACTCCATTCAGCTCCCCGACCAGCAAACCCTCTAAACCCGCATCCGACACAGACGACAG cgTCAGCCCCCCCAAACAGCTTTTCGTGGAGGGCTCGCCAGCGCCCAGCGCGCCACCTGCTGCTACAGATCAGGGAATGTCCATCCCTGTCATCGGAGCAA AGCCTCCAGTGAAGGCAAAGCCTCCCTCCCCACCGGCCAgcacctccatcagctccatgaAGCCCAACGCCACTAGCAGCCCCCGAGAGGAGCCCAACGGTCTGGAGGACTCCATCAACGGAGCTCCGGCCAAGAGGCCACATTCACCCACACAAGAGGACCTGGCCAAGAGGCACAAAGAAGCAGAG gtggtgtccaaTGATGACGCGACGTTCAAAGAGCCATATCCTCCATCCTCTGAGGCCTACACACAAGAAGGACCCAACGTT aCTCCTCTTTCTGGATCAAAGGCGAAGCCCATTCCAACCATAGATACCTCCAGAACACAG AGACTCCCCAGCATGGAGCTGCCAGACGCCTCCTCGCCTCTCCCGGCCAGTAACAGCTGTCGCGTCGTGAAAAATTCCATCAAACTGGCTCTCAACCGCCACAA CATCACACCTCCGAAGCCTCCGGTGTTTGAGGGCACGCTCGCCACTGATGCTCCTCCTGCCGGCGAAGAGAAGGGCATGTCCATTCCTGTCATCGGCTCCA aACATGTGGCATCCAAACACATGGCGGCGCCCCCCGTCGGCAGCTCCATCCCCACGCTGGTGGGCCGAGGAGCCGACCCGCTGAATGGAGCGGCCTCCAAGCGGCCCCACTCCCCGTCTCTGGAAGAACAGGCCAAGAGgctgaaagaaacagaaaaggcCAGAATCCACATAGCCTGA
- the pex13 gene encoding peroxisome biogenesis factor 13 translates to MDSQPPQKPWERRIPGAMSAPVNYRSADFGAAVGPSAPAGPPVLTRMVPPVPPRPVQQSYRPSYSAFTSSYSPYGSSLYGGYSPYSYGGGGYGLGGYSRFPHTEDVAPSRFVQQAEESSRGAFQSIESIVQAFASVSMMLDATFSAVYNSFRAVLDVANHLTRLRAHLTRVLSAFALVRTLRYLYRRLQRLLGRRSDTEVEDLWADSTSDALATSSSRGCGAGMEDQAVKSWPIFLFFAVVLGGPYLIWKLLSSSPSSEDNATNWASGEDDHVVARAEYDFSATSEEEISLRAGDMLNLAPKEQQPRVRGWLLASVDGQTTGLIPANYVKILGKRRGRKHAEMERLAQVQQENTQQFSPPAMAAQPQSLPAQGFYPGLTSASAPASSEELLESVYREMPAGTSSSSTVLNIDKTDL, encoded by the exons ATGGACTCACAGCCTCCACAGAAGCCGTGGGAGAGGCGGATCCCAGGGGCGATGAGTGCGCCTGTGAACTACAG GTCTGCAGACTTTGGAGCAGCTGTGGGACCCTCGGCTCCAGCTGGCCCACCTGTCCTGACCAGGATGGTGCCCCCCGTGCCCCCTCGCCCCGTCCAGCAGTCCTACCGTCCATCCTACAGCGCCTTCACTTCCTCTTATAGTCCCTATGGGAGCTCCTTATATGGTGGGTACAGCCCTTACAGCTATGGCGGTGGGGGCTACGGCCTGGGTGGGTACAGCCGCTTCCCCCACACAGAGGACGTCGCCCCCAGCCGCTTTGtgcagcaggcagaggagagcAGCCGTGGTGCCTTCCAGTCCATCGAGAGCATCGTCCAGGCCTTTGCTTCGGTCAGCATGATGCTGGACGCCACCTTTTCTGCGGTGTATAACAGTTTCCGTGCTGTGCTGGACGTAGCCAACCACCTAACACGGCTGCGTGCCCATCTTACACGGGTTTTGTCAGCATTCGCCCTGGTGCGCACGTTGCGTTACCTCTACAGACGATTACAAAGGCTGCTGGGGCGGAGGTCAGACACTGAGGTGGAAGACTTGTGGGCTGACAGCACAAGTGATGCCTTGGCTACAAGTTCATCCAGAGGGTGTGGAGCAGGGATGGAGGATCAAGCCGTTAAGTCCTGGCCGATCTTTCTGTTTTTTGCTGTCGTTCTGGGAGGACCCTACCTCATCTGGAAGCTGCTGAGCTCCAGCCCCAGCTCAGAGGATAATG cCACTAATTGGGCCAGCGGAGAGGATGACCACGTGGTGGCCAGAGCAGAGTACGACTTCTCAGCTACTTCAGAGGAGGAGATTTCTTTGAGAGCTGGAGACATGCTCAACCTGGCTCCTAAAG AGCAACAGCCCAGGGTGCGTGGCTGGCTGCTGGCCAGCGTGGATGGTCAGACCACGGGGCTCATCCCGGCCAACTACGTCAAGATTCTtggcaagaggagaggccgtaAGCACGCAGAGATGGAGCGGCTCGCTCAGGTCCAGCAGGAAAACACGCAGCAGTTCTCCCCACCAGCCATGGCTGCGCAGCCACAGTCGCTTCCAGCCCAGGGCTTTTACCCGGGCCTCACTTCAGCCTCTGCGCCGGCCTCCTCAGAGGAGCTCCTGGAGTCAGTGTACCGGGAAATGCCAGCTGGAACATCCAGCTCCAGCACAGTGCTGAACATCGACAAGACCGACCTGTGA
- the papolg gene encoding poly(A) polymerase gamma isoform X2, with the protein MLGFLGGVSWAMLVARTCQLYPNAVAATLVHKFFLVFSKWEWPNPVLLKQPEESNLNLPVWDPRVNPSDRYHLMPIITPAYPQQNSTYNVSTSTRTIMSEEFKYGLSVTDEILQGKAEWSKLFEPPNFFQKYKHYIVLTASASTEENHLEWIGLVESKIRVLVGNLERNEYITLAHVNPQSFPGSKENRNENDFVSMWFIGIIFKKVETAESVNIDLTYDIQSFTDTVYRQANNINMLKDGMKIEATHVKKKQLHQYLPPELVQKKKRSIAELTRSSNGGSSKRMSLDSSHLDSSRDTDSGTPFSSPTSKPSKPASDTDDSVSPPKQLFVEGSPAPSAPPAATDQGMSIPVIGAKPPVKAKPPSPPASTSISSMKPNATSSPREEPNGLEDSINGAPAKRPHSPTQEDLAKRHKEAEVVSNDDATFKEPYPPSSEAYTQEGPNVTPLSGSKAKPIPTIDTSRTQRLPSMELPDASSPLPASNSCRVVKNSIKLALNRHNITPPKPPVFEGTLATDAPPAGEEKGMSIPVIGSKHVASKHMAAPPVGSSIPTLVGRGADPLNGAASKRPHSPSLEEQAKRLKETEKARIHIA; encoded by the exons ATGCTCGGCTTTCTGGGCGGAGTGTCGTGGGCCATGTTGGTGGCCAGGACCTGCCAGCTCTACCCTAACGCCGTGGCTGCCACGCTCGTCCATAAGTTCTTTTTGGTCTTCTCCAAATG GGAGTGGCCAAATCCTGTGCTATTGAAACAGCCCGAGGAGAGTAATCTAAATTTACCCGTGTGGGATCCCAGA gtgaACCCGTCTGACAGATACCACCTGATGCCCATCATCACGCCCGCCTACCCCCAGCAGAACTCCACCTACAACGTCTCCACCTCCACGCGCACCATCATGAGCGAGGAATTCAAATATG GTCTCAGCGTCACAGATGAGATTCTTCAGGGCAAAGCAGAATGGTCCAAGCTCTTTGAGCCACCCAACTTTTTTCAGAAGTACAA GCATTACATTGTTCTGACTGCCAGTGCGTCCACAGAAGAAAACCACTTAGAATG gaTCGGCCTGGTGGAGTCCAAGATCCGTGTTCTGGTGGGAAACCTGGAGAGGAACGAGTACATCACCCTCGCTCACGTCAACCCTCAGTCCTTCCCCGGGTCAAAAGAGAACCGCAACGA GAATGACTTTGTGTCCATGTGGTTCATTGGGATCATCTTCAAGAAGGTGGAGACCGCAGAGAGCGTGAACATTGACCTGACGTACGACATCCAGTCCTTCACAGACACCG TGTACAGACAAGCCAACAACATCAACATGCTGAAGGACGGGATGAAGATCGAAGCAACGCatgtgaagaagaagcagcTCCATCAGTACCTTCCTCCTGAGCtagtgcagaagaagaagagg agcatAGCGGAGTTAACCCGCAGCTCGAACGGCGGGAGCTCCAAACGAATGTCTCTGGACAGCAGTCACCTGGACAGCTCCAGAGACACAGACTCAGGGACTCCATTCAGCTCCCCGACCAGCAAACCCTCTAAACCCGCATCCGACACAGACGACAG cgTCAGCCCCCCCAAACAGCTTTTCGTGGAGGGCTCGCCAGCGCCCAGCGCGCCACCTGCTGCTACAGATCAGGGAATGTCCATCCCTGTCATCGGAGCAA AGCCTCCAGTGAAGGCAAAGCCTCCCTCCCCACCGGCCAgcacctccatcagctccatgaAGCCCAACGCCACTAGCAGCCCCCGAGAGGAGCCCAACGGTCTGGAGGACTCCATCAACGGAGCTCCGGCCAAGAGGCCACATTCACCCACACAAGAGGACCTGGCCAAGAGGCACAAAGAAGCAGAG gtggtgtccaaTGATGACGCGACGTTCAAAGAGCCATATCCTCCATCCTCTGAGGCCTACACACAAGAAGGACCCAACGTT aCTCCTCTTTCTGGATCAAAGGCGAAGCCCATTCCAACCATAGATACCTCCAGAACACAG AGACTCCCCAGCATGGAGCTGCCAGACGCCTCCTCGCCTCTCCCGGCCAGTAACAGCTGTCGCGTCGTGAAAAATTCCATCAAACTGGCTCTCAACCGCCACAA CATCACACCTCCGAAGCCTCCGGTGTTTGAGGGCACGCTCGCCACTGATGCTCCTCCTGCCGGCGAAGAGAAGGGCATGTCCATTCCTGTCATCGGCTCCA aACATGTGGCATCCAAACACATGGCGGCGCCCCCCGTCGGCAGCTCCATCCCCACGCTGGTGGGCCGAGGAGCCGACCCGCTGAATGGAGCGGCCTCCAAGCGGCCCCACTCCCCGTCTCTGGAAGAACAGGCCAAGAGgctgaaagaaacagaaaaggcCAGAATCCACATAGCCTGA